A single Plasmodium yoelii strain 17X genome assembly, chromosome: 10 DNA region contains:
- a CDS encoding peptidyl-prolyl cis-trans isomerase, putative translates to MSEVYSIEPKTCGKVIIYTSLGELEILLFSNECPIACKNFIQLCLNNYYNKNKFFRIIPKFLIQTGDHTNTGLYNEYAFKEPFKNECNSRLKFLYMGCVAFANLNIDSPSNGSQFFITLDKSEWLNNKSTLFGKVAKHSLYNLIKFNNIKTNKNDEPIEDIPYIEYVKVIENPFHHLIPSIHYKEDKIKQKTEECSEIKPKKSLKPNLLSFAFEGSDADQEEEKEEEKVEEKGEEKVEEKGEEENEDEKGEEEKEDDNEEEEKGEAEMEAEMEAEMEAEMEAEMENDQEEDEHAEEKQAKIDLLKKKTTEIEKLNPKKNKSPSSLKEITDLDEEYLKKIKKHKKMSKKEREKESLKKLKEFDNRLKELFSKNGNQNTASKPDWINTTGLKFRIDSSNAYDYEDLKKNVVDSMDNERKETYNPNFNMKKYKKKREK, encoded by the exons atgtcaGAAGTTTATAGCATTGAGCCTAAAACATGTGGAAAAGTAATCATATATACCAGCCTGGGTGAATTGGAAATTTTGCTTTTCAGTAACGAATGCCCAATAGCttgtaaaaattttattcagttatgtttaaataattattataataaaaataagttttTTCGAATTATtccaaaatttttaattcaaaCTGGAGACCACACCAATACTGGATTAT ATAATGAATATGCCTTTAAGGAGCCTTTCAAAAATGAATGTAATAGTcgattaaaatttttatatatgggATGTGTAGCTTTTGCTAACTTAAATATAGACAGCCCATCTAACGGTagtcaattttttattacccTTGATAAATCAGAATGGTTAAATAACAAAAGTACTTTATTTGGAAAAGTAGCTAAACATAgtctatataatttaataaaatttaataatattaaaactaataaaaatgatgaaccTATAGAAGATATCCCATATATTGAATATGTAAAAGTTATTGAGAATCCATTCCACCATTTAATTCCTTCTATTCATTATAAagaagataaaataaaacaaaaaacagAGGAATGTTCAGAAATAAAACCTAAGAAAAGTCTAAAACCAAATTTGCTCTCTTTCGCTTTTGAGGGAAGTGATGCGGATCAGGAGGAGGAAAAGGAGGAGGAAAAAGTGGAGGAAAAAGGAGAGGAAAAGGTGGAGGAAAAAGGAGAGGAGGAAAATGAGGATGAAAAGGGAGAGGAAGAAAAGGAGGATGATAATGAGGAGGAGGAAAAAGGAGAGGCAGAAATGGAGGCAGAAATGGAGGCAGAAATGGAGGCAGAAATGGAGGCAGAAATGGAGAATGACCAGGAGGAGGATGAACATGCGGAGGAAAAACAAGCAAAAATAGATTtgctgaaaaaaaaaacaactgAAATCGAAAAATTGAACccaaagaaaaataaaagtcCCTCATCCTTAAAGGAAATCACAGACTTA GACGAAGAATActtgaagaaaataaaaaagcaCAAAAAAATGTCCAAAAAGGAAAGAGAAAAAGAG TCACTTAAAAAGTTAAAAGAATTTGATAATCGCCTGAAGGAGCTTTTTTCAAAGAATG GTAACCAAAATACTGCATCAAAACCCGACTGGATAAACACAACAGGGTTGAAGTTCCGCATTGATTCTTCCaat GCTTATGACTATGAAgaccttaaaaaaaat
- a CDS encoding ankyrin-repeat protein, putative, translating to MVINKSGVNMMREPKYMIQNFFKINETNNKEENDLKCLHKNSYKQNKKKQTSRNRIKYLTYTDNENISNFYSWPCHFVYFRNQTDTKIKCTKNKHIKNDENKMKYHLLRFSSLTNINKSASQMLHYDNMIEKNMSKDDSTKYDSTKEDSTEEDSTKDSAKELCEPHIYSNEKKRKGILKIEKWNKKEKKTVRINICCDNNNDKIGECFILVDKNELIQPQIKSADNCSLSQINCKLYNKNKSIINICENDERQGLISNSSYGDGFTYSDLDAYMGEYMDNIENDSSMGSFDLEPIHLASNDGNIELIKYLLKSGIDINSKTKVRKYTALHICASKGDINTVKFLVNNNADINALTYNNETALWFASISNHLNVCKYLLENGALLYLNKKGDSALHAASTMGNYEIVKLLIDNSANITHLDVNLLEPIHYASFEGHKGIVKILMYKQIEQTLKETMNKIIYNMKKYNVYTKNLETYYYFKYKSIIKKKIISKVLCCAITSRSYKLVKYILNKGTDVNYFDIRLQLFPIHAAAISGNIKIFKFLIQKGANLFAKTPCNNLAINLVENVKLRQYILQQSRKINLRNAWIIRNKKSDHIFSHLSYDTFYHTCLFF from the coding sequence ATGGTCATAAATAAGAGTGGTGTGAATATGATGAGAGAAccaaaatatatgattcaaaatttttttaagataaatgaaacaaataataaagaagaaaacgATTTAAAGTGTTTACACAAAAATagttataaacaaaataagaaaaaacaaACTTCTAGAAATcgaattaaatatttaacatatacagataatgaaaatatatccaATTTTTATTCATGGCCTTgtcattttgtatattttcgGAACCAAACAGATactaaaattaaatgcactaaaaataaacatattaaaaatgatgaaaataaaatgaaataccATTTACTTCGTTTTTCAAGCTTaacaaatattaataaatcgGCTAGCCAAATGTTACATTATGACAACatgatagaaaaaaatatgtcaaAAGATGATTCTACAAAATATGATTCCACAAAAGAAGATTCCACAGAAGAAGATTCTACAAAAGATTCTGCAAAAGAATTGTGTGAGCCTCATATATATAGTAatgaaaaaaagagaaaaggaattttgaaaattgaaaaatggaataaaaaagaaaaaaaaacagttcgcataaatatatgttgtgataataataatgataaaattggggaatgttttattttagtagataaaaatgaattaattCAACCCCAAATAAAGAGTGCCGATAATTGTAGTTTGTCACAAATAAATTGTAAattatacaataaaaataagagtattataaatatttgtgaaaatgatgaaaggCAAGGACTAATTAGTAATAGTAGTTATGGGGATGGTTTTACTTATAGTGATTTAGATGCATATATGGGTGAATATATggataatatagaaaatgattCTTCAATGGGTTCATTTGATTTAGAACCAATACATCTAGCTAGTAATGATGGTaacatagaattaataaaatatttattaaagtCTGGAATAGATATAAACAGTAAAACAAAAGTAAGAAAATATACAGCATTACATATATGTGCATCTAAAGGAGATATAAATACAGTAAAATTTTtagtaaataataatgcagATATAAATGCATTGACATACAATAATGAAACAGCATTATGGTTTGCATCTATTTCAAATCATTTAAAcgtatgtaaatatttattagaaaatggggcattattatatttaaataaaaaaggagaTTCAGCTTTACATGCTGCATCAACTATGGGTAATTATGAAATCGTAAAATTGTTAATAGATAATTCAGCTAATATTACACATTTAGATGTAAATTTGTTAGAACCCATACATTATGCATCTTTTGAAGGACATAAAggaattgtaaaaatattaatgtaTAAACAAATCGAACAAACTTTAAAAGAAACcatgaataaaattatatataatatgaaaaaatataatgtctATACAAAAAATCTAGAAACttattactattttaaatataaatcaattattaaaaaaaaaataataagtaaAGTGTTATGTTGTGCTATAACATCAAGAAGCTATAAattagtaaaatatattttaaataaaggAACAGatgtaaattattttgatataCGCTTACAACTATTTCCAATACATGCTGCTGCAATATcaggaaatataaaaatatttaaatttctAATTCAAAAAGGAGCAAATTTATTTGCTAAAACCCCTTGTAATAATTTGGCTATAAATTTAGTTGAAAATGTAAAATTAagacaatatattttacaacaGTCtcgaaaaataaatttaagaaATGCATGGATAatacgaaataaaaaatctgATCATATATTTTCACATTTATCATATGATACCTTTTATCATACATGtttatttttctaa
- a CDS encoding nucleolar GTP-binding protein 2, putative, whose amino-acid sequence MIKKGSLKLGSTRLAKSSVSNVKMDNRTINKEKEKRKTKEKLNRLKMYRTKADLKKMNTKINEVRRIEPSIKWFNNTRTISQNKLEIFRNKLEEHTNDPFSVVIKRSKLPIELLKDEKDCVTKKYKNENFLKIENYNDIYSKKKKRKKPKLNFESLEEYANNAQQKLLNYETDKDNSLVHKKGNVEKKYIKDHLLKIGQSKRIWTELYKVIDSSDIILEVLDARDPIGTRCKKLEENLKKDRAHKHIILILNKVDLIPTSVAEKWIKILSKEYPTIAYHASINNPFGKSDLFNIIRQYSQFFKNMKKKHIHIGLIGYPNVGKSAVINSLKKKVVCISACIPGQTKYWQFIKLTNKIYLIDCPGIVPYDIEDSDKILRCTMRLEKITNPHYYIDDIFKMVNKSLILNLYKLPDDLTFSNSEEFLEILAKKMGKLLKGGEPDIISVSKILINDWIKGKIPYFVNPDEYIDSTKGDPASTDLEKHTGTQDKAENGENEENEENVENEENEENVENEENEENEENEENVENEENGENGENEVEVENENEEE is encoded by the coding sequence atgataaaaaaaggGAGTTTGAAACTTGGGAGCACGCGTCTCGCGAAAAGCTCTGTATCAAATGTAAAAATGGATAATCGGACAATAAacaaagaaaaagaaaaaagaaaaacaaaagaaaaattaaatagattaaaaatgtatagaaCAAAAgcagatttaaaaaaaatgaatacaaaaattaatgaGGTACGAAGAATCGAGCCAAGTATAAAATGGTTTAATAATACAAGAACGATAAGTCAAAACAAATTAGAAATATTTCGAAATAAATTAGAAGAACATACAAATGATCCTTTTAGTGTTGTAATAAAAAGATCAAAACTACCaatagaattattaaaagatgaaaaagatTGTgtaactaaaaaatataaaaatgaaaattttttaaaaatagaaaattataatgatatttatagtaaaaaaaaaaaaagaaaaaaacccaaattaaattttgaaaGCTTAGAAGAATATGCTAATAATGCACAACAAAAATTACTAAATTATGAAACAGATAAAGATAATTCATTAGTtcataaaaaaggaaatgtagaaaaaaaatatataaaagatcatttattaaaaattggtCAATCTAAAAGAATATGGACAGAATTATATAAAGTAATAGATAGTTCtgatataatattagaagTTTTAGATGCAAGAGATCCTATTGGTACTAGATGTAAAAAATTAgaagaaaatttaaaaaaagatagagcacataaacatattattttaattcttAATAAAGTTGATCTTATACCAACATCAGTAGCAGAAAAATGGATCAAAATTTTGTCAAAAGAATATCCAACAATTGCTTATCATGCATCTATAAATAACCCATTTGGAAAAAgtgatttatttaatattataagaCAATATTctcaattttttaaaaatatgaaaaaaaaacatatacatataggTTTAATCGGATATCCAAATGTAGGAAAAAGTGCAGTTATTAATtctttgaaaaaaaaagttgttTGTATATCTGCATGTATACCTGGTCAAACTAAATATTGgcaatttataaaattaacaaataaaatatatttaattgatTGCCCTGGTATTGTCCCATATGATATTGAAGATTCAGATAAAATTTTACGATGTACAATGCGATTagaaaaaattacaaatccacattattatattgatgatatttttaaaatggtTAATAAATCTCTTATTCTTAATCTCTATAAATTACCAGAtgatttaacattttcaaattCAGAAGAATTTCTAGAAATTCTTgcaaaaaaaatgggaaaactTCTTAAAGGTGGTGAACCTGATATTATATCAGTATCGAAAATTCTTATTAATGATTGGATAAAAGGAAAAATTCCATATTTTGTTAATCCAGATGAATATATTGACTCTACAAAAGGGGACCCCGCCTCTACAGATTTGGAAAAACACACTGGCACTCAAGATAAGGCCGAAAATggagaaaatgaagaaaatgaagaaaatgttgaaaatgaagaaaatgaagaaaatgttgaaaatgaagaaaatgaagaaaatgaagaaaatgaagaaaatgttgaaaatgaagaaaatggagAAAATGGAGAAAATGAAGTCGAAGtcgaaaatgaaaatgaagaagaatGA